Below is a window of Oreochromis aureus strain Israel breed Guangdong linkage group 4, ZZ_aureus, whole genome shotgun sequence DNA.
CGAGTGAACGCAGACAGGAGTGTCTGTGATGTCACCTTTGGGTTTTGCGTTCTGGAGCTGAAACGAGCCAATCAGGAAGATGTTTGCTCATGTAACAGacaggagtcgccccctgctggtcaccAGTCAGCTGTGTAGAAGCTTTGAATAATAACAGAGATGTGACAAATAGGAAGCACATTACTGTCATACTTCACACATAACCTTCATAACATCATCAAATGGCTTGCACTAAACattgcatttcaaaataagGCACTTCCTGTCAACACCTTTGACCTTAATCCTAACTCTGTGGTTCtgaaataaataacaacaatgacatgtttcagtttttcctgCATGACCCCAGTAATGTCCACAACAGGGCTAGTACAGGTAAAACGCTTCCTGTTCACCTCACACTGCAGGAAGTTAGATCATTCCctttaagaaacacaaacagtccCAAGCCGTAGGATGATGTCCACCCCTCTCCCTTTGCTCACCTGtacctgtctctctgtctcaggCTGTTTCCAGGATCAGTCAATCCAAGTCTGTCTTCAGTCAGAGCGGTAACAGCAGAGACGTTCTCCCCATCCCCTTCAACCAATCGCAGACCTCTGCACCTCACAGCAGGTAATTATggcagccaatcacaggacCTGCTGCACAGCAGGGATCAGTGCTGACTGCCTGATGATCTAAACATGTCAGCCCTTCAGCTGCTCTGATCTTCTTTAAGTGATCTTCAGAGGAGAAGCTGAAAATTGTATATGATGACTCGTAATTTCACTTTAACACCTGTGATGGAGTTGCAGGTACCTGTGTGTCCACCTCTGATCACCTGTCTGTGTCTCAGTGGCTCTCCTCAGGTCCTCAGTCCCAGCATGTCGGGCCCGCCAAATGTTCAGCCCAGAAGAAGCTCCAGATTGTTTACAAGCGCCAGCTCTACTGCCAAGGTACTCACTGTAGTGCTCACTGTAGTACCACCACTACATGCTGTAGTAGCACCTGTATGGTGCCTCCAGCCTTCCTCCTGAccgtcctcctcctctctgcaggAGAACAGTAAGAAGCTGAAGATGAAGTTCCCGACAAAGATCCCGAACAGGAAGACGAAGTGTAAATCGGCGAAGACGTCCAACAGCAGCAACCTGAACGAGAGCCTGGACATCCTGAGACTGGATCCCAGCCTGAGTCTACCTGAGACAAAGATCCCACAGTACCAGAGGGCCGCTGCAGGTACACCTCcaggctcctcctcctcctccagggcTGCTGTAATCAGTGCAGGAAGTACAGTTTATGTCACGCACCTGTTATGTTTTCAGACAGCATAATGGCGTTGCTACGGGAACTGGGACGCGGCTACCTGGCGCTGTGCTTGTACAATTGCAGAGAAGCCATAAACATCCTGACCTCGCTGCCCCCCCAGCACTACAACACCGGCTGGGTCCTCACGCACATCGGCAAGGGCTACTTCGAGCTGGCTGAGTACACACAGGTAACgcacactctttttttttttttttttaggtggcGTGATCGTGAGGTTGTGACTCGCCTAcacacagtgctgtgcaaaagtaacTTCCCTGACCTGATGACTGTCAGTGAGCGATTGTTTGAGTTCAGACTCTTTGGAGAGTCAATCACAGGTGGAgttgctggtgtgtttcagaTCACCGTCCTGCTGCCTGAGTGCTCTTGAGCCTCAGGGTGTGAATTGGTGGCTGGACATTCTGGCAGAGAGTGGTCCAGGTCCTGCAGCAGCCCCAGATTGTCACACCACCACGTCTGACTGTAGAAATGTCTCCGTCAGTCTTTCAGACCCCCTCAGTTTGTCTTTAGATGGTGGTGTGACGTGCTGACGTGGTCTCAGTAATCAGGCCTCATTATGATTTAACAGTAGGGGCGGTTACCTTTGCACACAGGGCAGGTGTGCACAGGGCACCGCTGGCACTGgactcagttttatctgaaatgTATCCGCGTCACAGACATGGGGAGGGGAAAAAGACGGACGGGGGCGTTGTCTTTGTGATCATCTCATGCCGCACCTGCAGACTGCCTCCAGCCCAGGTGAAGCCTTGTTCGGATACTTCTGGTGCTTGTCCGTTGTTATGACAATGTGTGTTTGTAGGCGGAGCGTATGTTCAGCGAGGTGCGCAGGATCGAGTCGTACAGAGTGGAGGGGATGGAGATTTACTCGACCACGCTGTGGCACCTGCAGAAAGACGTCGCCCTGTCGGCGCTGTCCAAAGATCTGACCGACATGGACAAGAATTGTCCCGAGGTAAGGAGCTTACCTCTCCAGGTCAGAAACCCACTGATCCTGTGACACTGAGACAcctgtactgtgtgtgtgtctacaggCCTGGTGTGTAGCAGGAAACTGTTTCAGCCTGCAGAGAGAACACGACATCGCCATCAAGTTCTTCCAGAGAGCCATCCAGGTAAGCCACGGTTACCAAGCGCTGATTCTGGGAAGAAGGTCTCCGGTCAGCTGGGGCCACCTCACCTGTACAGAAATGATTTTGTGTTGTGGGTCAGCTGATGCCCCTCCGTCTCTGTACCTGTCTCAGGTGGACCCGGGCTTCGCGTATGCGTACACTCTGCTGGGTCATGAGTTCGTTCTGACAGAGGAGCTGGACCGAGCTCTCGCCTGCTTCAGGAACGCCATAAGAGTCAACAACAGACACTACAATGCCTGGTACACTGACCCCGCCTCCACAGTGACCATGCCCACTGACAGTACATGTATAAAGGTTTCACCACGGGCCCCAGCTCTCCCCGACAGGTGTAGCCTCTTTAGAAACAAGTGATTCATGTTTTTAGAGCATGTGCTCGTTTCCCAGTTAGCCAACCAGTGACAGAACcgctaacataaactaatgttACTAAGCAACCAACCAACCGGGTGATGTCATGCTCTGTTGCCTGACATGGGACCACTCTTAAAGTCTTTAACCAGGGCAATCAAATGTTTGATACAGTTATATCTGGAAAGATCATTTCCAGATATTAGTTATTGATGATCCGTCATCAGCCAGGGCTTTATTTTGATGGGCGCACCATGGGGCCAGTCACATGCAAAGACAAACTGGAATCATACCATGTAAAAGAAGGAAGGGGGGGCAGATGCTCCGGGACAGCAAGTGTAGTGGTACAGACCAGAACGTACACCGTCAGTTGTTTTCCAAAGTGGAGCACAAAAGGTCTCAAACTTAAACCTCTTGTTTTagaaataatgaaaacacagagtaaaagagtaaagtTACAGTTCAGTATTGACTGTTACATAAAATCAACTGTATGCAGAGTGTTTGTGTGCGCACAGGTCCACAGGCCTGAACATGATGAACTTTGATCTGCTGCTCACCACAAACACACGcaggtatttttctttttcttacggCTACAGTTAAACGACAGTCCGTAGAGTGAGGTAACACaacttgtttttattgtcacagcagctttttcttcatCATGTAGACAAACGTAAATATTTTTTGGCGCAGCCCACTGAACATCATAGTGGGCTGTCTGTGGGTC
It encodes the following:
- the cdc27 gene encoding cell division cycle protein 27 homolog isoform X1, which gives rise to METPQDTLELNRLNLESSNGKLASDLSVSYIDSSLISPETGSLLGNTVSMASAGSLLAKQNKPKSGRSLLGGPAALSPLTPRCVQHLHSFGILPLEPSPGDPTYLQNYSSTMETQTTAPSKKAVSRISQSKSVFSQSGNSRDVLPIPFNQSQTSAPHSSGSPQVLSPSMSGPPNVQPRRSSRLFTSASSTAKENSKKLKMKFPTKIPNRKTKCKSAKTSNSSNLNESLDILRLDPSLSLPETKIPQYQRAAADSIMALLRELGRGYLALCLYNCREAINILTSLPPQHYNTGWVLTHIGKGYFELAEYTQAERMFSEVRRIESYRVEGMEIYSTTLWHLQKDVALSALSKDLTDMDKNCPEAWCVAGNCFSLQREHDIAIKFFQRAIQVDPGFAYAYTLLGHEFVLTEELDRALACFRNAIRVNNRHYNAWYGLGMIYYKQEKFNLAEIHFKKALSINPQSSVLLCHIGVVQHALKKSDAALETLNRAIGIDPKNPLCKFHRASILFANDKYKAALQELEELKQIVPKESLVYFLIGKVYKKLGQTHLALMNFSWAMDLDPKGANNQIKEAIDKRYLPEDEAEVDDSQDSSIMTDADDTQLHTAESDDVL